One region of Leishmania braziliensis MHOM/BR/75/M2904 complete genome, chromosome 17 genomic DNA includes:
- a CDS encoding hydrolase-like protein, producing the protein MVESDSRLPPSETAMTSTSPGMVTVRSKPEYIDLPQDVLDELRRIFMHHPEEMFVQVGRCASTGKDITLCYSTFGNPSDPCILLIMGMNASSLMWDSRFCCHLAAAGFYVIRYDNRDVGLSTRLDEYPSPFILQLALPAWASIGERPIAYTLEDMAEDAAGLLRALKISQAHIVGCSMGGMIAQLLTLRHPEMVSSLCLHSTSAGASWPKPLLLLNLLDQPASTNDVHSVLDYRVRFFKAVAGEMAFHEYEFRLGMWFDFVRAPSQGGGRRHLAAIARSKDRSAALKAHINRGTNNATNSSGNERSSASPLGESTVSSRHIPVVVLHGGKDPLIPLSNAQHLANCINGARLVVFPKMGHYFSKEMHQPIADEIILNARLSAVTMGKTIPS; encoded by the coding sequence ATGGTGGAAAGCGACAGCAGGTTGCCACCAAGCGAGACGGCCATGACCTCAACGTCGCCCGGAATGGTGACAGTGAGATCTAAGCCAGAGTACATCGACCTGCCCCAGGACGTCCTTGACGAGCTTCGCCGCATCTTCATGCATCATCCCGAGGAAATGTTCGTGCAGGTGGGGCGCTGTGCCAGCACCGGCAAGGACATCACACTCTGCTACAGCACCTTTGGCAACCCGTCGGACCCGTGTATTCTCCTCATCATGGGCATGAACGCGTCGTCGCTGATGTGGGACAGCCGATTTTGCTGCCACCTCGCCGCAGCCGGCTTTTACGTGATTCGCTACGACAACCGCGACGTGGGCCTCTCCACCCGCCTTGACGAGTACCCGTCGCCGTTCATCCTTCAGCTGGCACTGCCTGCCTGGGCGTCCATCGGCGAAAGGCCTATAGCGTACACGCTGGAGGACATGGCTGAGGACGCCGCCGGCCTGCTCAGGGCACTGAAGATCAGCCAAGCTCACATTGTCGGCTGCTCGATGGGAGGCATGATTGCGCAGCTGTTGACGTTGCGGCACCCAGAGATGGTGTCAAGCCTCTGCCTGCATTCCACTTCTGCCGGTGCCTCCTGGCCCAAACCGTTGCTCCTGCTGAACCTCCTTGACCAGCCGGCAAGCACCAATGATGTGCACTCGGTTCTTGACTACCGCGTACGCTTCTTCAAGGCGGTCGCTGGAGAGATGGCCTTCCACGAGTACGAGTTCCGCCTTGGTATGTGGTTCGACTTTGTCCGAGCGCCATCCCAGGGGGGCGGACGTCGGCATCTGGCCGCGATTGCCCGTTCCAAGgaccgcagcgctgcccttAAGGCTCACATTAACCGAGGGACCAACAATGCGACAAACAGTAGCGGCAACGAGCGCAGTAGCGCATCACCGCTGGGTGAGAGCACTGTGTCGTCCCGCCACATCcctgtggtggtgctgcacggTGGAAAGGACCCGCTCATTCCCCTCTCCAACGCGCAGCATCTGGCCAACTGCATTAACGGTGCTCGACTGGTAGTCTTTCCGAAGATGGGCCACTACTTTTCCAAGGAGATGCATCAGCCCATCGCCGACGAGATCATTCTGAACGCGCGCCTGAGTGCGGTGACAATGGGCAAGACGATTCCCTCATGA
- a CDS encoding hydrolase-like protein: MPHLSTPSLLSPPQQATVLRPSDQFADAGRCRSTGCRIRLCYNTFGAVKSPCVLLVMGLASPGLFWDDHLCTLLAHSGPYHVIRFDNRDIGRSTHLDGCKGGEGALSMGSTSYLRYAYALLRPGTRTIREVYTLTDMAADAFGLLDVLGIHFVHLVGSSMGGMIVQSMVLMHPERVLSQTLMSTHSSSPCAQWPTMRDMMSFISLMPKSTSAKYESRIARAMSPEERQRLCAERDAERVAVYADSFSKLLEKLSGDQSKYSFDLVAAQRQMTRIFKRSLYVNGGPRQFLAMLNAPCRDDALRQRITSVPVSQDRAEGNDDNSSRHKSTSAAATPLYVPTIIIQGDCDPLVPASNARHLASVIPGSHLCVVEGMGHTLIPALRNTYIRIIRDNVRAGEAAAKLRGRKAQLSAAAVGSSSTKQPVTTVSQL, translated from the coding sequence ATGCCTCATCTTTCTACGCCGTCACTGTTGTCTCCACCTCAGCAGGCCACCGTGCTGCGCCCAAGCGACCAGTTTGCAGACGCGGgccgctgtcgcagcacGGGATGCAGGATTCGACTCTGCTATAACACCTTCGGTGCGGTAAAGAGCCCGTGCGTGCTACTCGTCATGGGCCTCGCTTCCCCAGGACTCTTCTGGGATGATCATCTGTGCACGCTGCTCGCGCACTCCGGCCCGTACCACGTCATCCGCTTCGACAACCGTGACATCGGTCGCAGCACCCACCTTGACGGCTGCAAGGGTGGTGAAGGTGCGTTGTCGATGGGCTCAACCAGTTATCTGCGCTACGCctacgcgctgctgcgtccaGGCACGCGAACAATTCGTGAGGTCTACACACTTACTGATATGGCAGCCGATGCATTTGGCTTGCTCGACGTGTTGGGCATACACTTCGTCCACCTTGTCGGGTCGTCCATGGGCGGCATGATTGTGCAAAGCATGGTGTTGATGCATCCTGAACGCGTCCTTTCGCAAACACTCATGTCCACCCACTCGAGCTCGCCCTGCGCGCAGTGGCCAACAATGCGTGACATGATGAGCTTTATCTCGCTCATGCCAAAGTCAACGTCGGCCAAGTACGAGAGTCGCATCGCGCGAGCCATGAGCCCAGAggagcgacagcggctgtGCGCGGAGAGGGATGCGGAGCGAGTGGCGGTTTACGCGGACAGCTTTTCCAAGCTGCTAGAAAAACTCTCAGGTGACCAGAGCAAGTATTCATTCGATCTtgtcgcagcgcagcggcagatgaCACGTATCTTCAAGCGCAGCCTCTATGTGAATGGCGGTCCACGCCAGTTTCTGGCGATGCTGAACGCGCCGTGCCGCGACGAcgcgctgcgacagcgcATCACCAGCGTACCGGTATCGCAAGACAGGGCGGAGGGCAACGAtgacaacagcagcagacatAAATCGACCTCTGCGGCCGCGACGCCGTTATACGTGCCCACCATCATCATCCAGGGTGACTGCGACCCGCTCGTGCCTGCCTCTAACGCGCGCCACCTAGCCTCTGTGATACCGGGTAGTCACCTGTGCGTGGTGGAGGGCATGGGCCACACCTTGATTCCCGCCCTGAGGAACACGTACATCCGAATTATACGTGATAACGTGCGCGCTGGCGAAGCTGCCGCGAAGTTGCGAGGACGAAAGGCTCAgctgtctgctgctgctgttggttCGTCCTCCACGAAGCAACCAGTGACGACCGTCTCACAACTTTAA